A single window of Collinsella aerofaciens DNA harbors:
- the kdpB gene encoding potassium-transporting ATPase subunit KdpB, translating into MTMQKDMMGRAVRDSFAKLDPRVQIQNPVMFLVWLSAVMTSVLAVASIFGVQDAGVPAYYVVAIAVILWLTDLFSNFAEALAEGRGKAQADSLRAAKKDVEAHRIESVEDKEHFTVVPGTELTRGDLVIVRAGEQIPGDGDVIEGAASVDESAITGESAPVVREAGGDRSAVTGGTTVLSDWIIVKISSEPGQSFLDKMIAMVEGAARKKTPNEIALEIFLVALSIVFILVTLALYCYSCFSVGLNDMDNPTAVTTLVALLVCLAPTTIGALLSAIGIAGMSRLNEANVLAMSGRAIEAAGDVDILMLDKTGTITLGNRQAAEFIPVDGIDPAELADAAQLSSLADETPEGRSIVVLAKEQFGLRGRTLEDKGMEFIPFTAATRMSGVNYEGNEIRKGAADSVRTYVEAAGGVFSQECDEAVERIAKAGGTPLVVTKNCRVLGVVYLKDIIKSGVKEKFADLRKMGIKTIMVTGDNPLTAAAIAAEAGVDDFLAEATPEGKLEKIREFQREGHLVAMTGDGTNDAPALAQADVAVAMNTGTQAAKEAGNMVDLDSSPTKLIEVVRIGKQLLMTRGSLTTFSVANDMAKYFAIIPALFSPIYPGLDALNILGLASPLSAVLSAIIYNALVIVALIPAALKGVKYREVPSGQLLTHNLLVWGLGGIVAPFVFIKLIDMLLAFCGIM; encoded by the coding sequence ATGACTATGCAAAAAGACATGATGGGCCGCGCGGTCCGCGACTCGTTTGCCAAGCTGGATCCTCGCGTCCAGATTCAAAACCCGGTCATGTTCCTGGTGTGGCTTTCCGCCGTCATGACCTCCGTCCTGGCCGTCGCTTCCATTTTCGGTGTGCAGGACGCGGGTGTGCCCGCCTACTATGTGGTCGCCATCGCGGTCATCCTGTGGCTTACCGACCTGTTCTCGAACTTCGCCGAGGCGCTTGCCGAGGGCCGCGGTAAGGCCCAGGCCGATTCCCTGCGTGCGGCCAAGAAGGATGTCGAGGCCCATCGCATCGAGTCCGTTGAGGACAAGGAGCACTTCACCGTCGTTCCCGGCACCGAGCTCACGCGCGGCGACCTGGTGATCGTACGCGCCGGCGAGCAGATTCCCGGCGACGGCGACGTCATCGAGGGCGCTGCTTCCGTTGACGAGTCCGCCATCACCGGCGAGTCCGCCCCCGTGGTCCGCGAGGCCGGCGGCGACCGCTCTGCCGTTACCGGCGGTACCACGGTGCTGTCCGACTGGATCATCGTCAAGATCTCCAGTGAGCCCGGCCAGAGCTTCCTGGACAAAATGATCGCGATGGTCGAGGGTGCCGCGCGCAAGAAGACCCCTAACGAGATCGCTCTGGAGATCTTCCTGGTGGCCCTCTCCATCGTCTTTATCCTGGTCACGCTGGCCCTGTATTGTTACTCCTGCTTCTCGGTCGGTCTTAACGACATGGACAACCCCACGGCCGTGACCACGCTCGTGGCGCTGCTCGTGTGCCTGGCTCCTACTACCATCGGCGCCCTTCTTTCCGCCATCGGCATCGCCGGCATGAGCCGTCTGAACGAGGCCAACGTGCTGGCCATGTCCGGCCGCGCCATCGAGGCCGCCGGCGACGTCGACATCCTCATGCTCGACAAGACCGGCACCATCACCCTGGGTAACCGCCAAGCCGCCGAGTTCATCCCGGTCGACGGCATCGATCCCGCGGAGCTGGCCGATGCCGCCCAGCTTTCCTCGCTGGCCGACGAGACCCCCGAAGGCCGTTCCATCGTCGTGCTCGCCAAGGAGCAGTTCGGTCTGCGCGGCCGCACACTCGAGGATAAGGGTATGGAGTTCATCCCCTTCACCGCGGCGACCCGCATGTCCGGTGTGAACTACGAGGGCAATGAGATCCGCAAGGGCGCTGCCGATTCCGTGCGCACCTATGTGGAGGCAGCCGGCGGCGTGTTCTCCCAGGAGTGCGACGAGGCCGTCGAGCGCATCGCCAAGGCCGGCGGCACCCCGCTGGTCGTGACCAAGAACTGCCGCGTGCTGGGCGTTGTGTACCTCAAGGACATCATCAAGTCCGGCGTTAAGGAGAAGTTCGCCGACCTGCGCAAGATGGGCATCAAGACCATCATGGTGACGGGCGACAACCCGCTCACCGCCGCGGCAATCGCCGCCGAGGCCGGCGTTGACGACTTCCTGGCCGAGGCCACCCCTGAGGGCAAGCTCGAGAAGATCCGCGAGTTCCAGCGTGAGGGCCACCTGGTCGCCATGACCGGCGACGGCACCAACGACGCGCCGGCGCTGGCGCAGGCGGATGTCGCCGTGGCCATGAACACGGGCACCCAGGCTGCCAAGGAGGCCGGCAACATGGTCGACCTCGACTCCAGCCCCACCAAGCTCATCGAGGTCGTGCGTATCGGCAAGCAGCTGCTCATGACCCGCGGTTCGCTCACGACCTTCTCGGTGGCCAACGACATGGCGAAGTACTTCGCTATCATCCCGGCCCTGTTCTCGCCGATCTACCCCGGGTTGGACGCCCTCAACATCCTCGGTCTGGCAAGCCCGCTGTCCGCGGTTCTTTCGGCCATCATCTATAACGCGCTCGTTATCGTCGCGCTGATCCCGGCCGCGCTGAAGGGCGTTAAGTACCGCGAGGTCCCGTCCGGACAGCTGCTGACCCACAACCTGCTCGTGTGGGGTCTGGGCGGCATCGTTGCCCCGTTCGTATTCATCAAGCTCATCGACATGCTGCTCGCGTTCTGCGGCATTATGTAA
- the kdpA gene encoding potassium-transporting ATPase subunit KdpA, with translation MDAAIQYILYFAVLVVLAVPLGRFMAHIMDGEHTFLSPVIAPVERGIYRLLRIDAAEQMGCRRYLASVLVFSGIGLVTLVALQALQSFLPGNPQHLPGVSWDLSFNTAASFITNTNWQSYSGETTLSYLVQFMGLTVQNFVSAGTGIAVMFALIRGFRQVKEQGLGSFWVDLTRTVLYVLIPLNLVFGICLAAGGVISNFQPAQKAELVEPVAVQPNADGGWSVIDGAQIEGDTVKVDGKVVEGARVVTEQFLPQGPAAPQVAIKQSGTNGGGFFGVNSAHPYENPSAFTNIIEMTSLLLIPAACCFAFGIGVKNTKQGKAIFAAMFILLVIFTGIIAVNEHAGTPQLADGGAVNIEMTDGQAGGNMEGKESRFGIASSSTWSAFTTAASNGSVNSMHDSYTPLGGFVQMLQIALGEVVFGGVGCGLYGMIGFAILTVFIAGLMVGRTPEFLGKKIEPGEMRWAVVLCLATPFAILVCSAIACMVPGLADQLNNGGAHGFSEALYAFTSCGGNNGSAFAGMNCNIPWINVMLGLEMLFARFMPIIGTLAIAGSLAKKGKVAESAGTLSTTNGMFVFLLVFIVLLIGALSFFPALALGPVAEFFQMIA, from the coding sequence ATGGACGCTGCGATTCAGTACATCTTGTACTTTGCCGTACTCGTCGTCCTGGCCGTTCCGCTCGGTCGGTTCATGGCCCATATCATGGATGGTGAGCATACGTTCCTGTCGCCTGTGATTGCTCCTGTGGAGCGTGGCATCTATCGTCTGCTTCGCATCGACGCGGCAGAACAGATGGGGTGTAGGCGCTATCTGGCGAGCGTGCTGGTCTTTTCGGGGATCGGCCTCGTGACTCTTGTGGCACTCCAGGCGCTTCAGTCCTTCTTGCCAGGCAATCCCCAGCACCTGCCGGGTGTGTCATGGGACCTGTCGTTCAATACGGCTGCTTCCTTCATAACCAACACCAACTGGCAGTCCTACTCCGGTGAGACCACCCTGTCCTACCTTGTGCAGTTCATGGGTCTCACTGTGCAGAACTTCGTTTCCGCTGGCACCGGTATCGCGGTCATGTTCGCGCTGATCCGCGGCTTCCGTCAGGTCAAGGAGCAGGGTCTGGGTTCCTTCTGGGTCGACCTCACCCGCACCGTCCTGTATGTGCTCATCCCGCTGAACCTCGTGTTCGGCATCTGCCTGGCTGCCGGTGGCGTCATCTCCAACTTCCAGCCGGCTCAGAAGGCTGAGCTCGTAGAACCCGTCGCTGTTCAGCCTAATGCAGACGGCGGCTGGAGCGTCATCGACGGCGCCCAGATTGAGGGCGACACGGTCAAGGTCGACGGCAAGGTTGTCGAGGGCGCGCGCGTGGTCACCGAGCAGTTCCTGCCCCAGGGTCCCGCGGCTCCTCAGGTCGCCATCAAGCAGTCCGGCACCAACGGCGGCGGCTTCTTCGGCGTGAACTCCGCCCATCCGTATGAGAACCCCAGTGCCTTCACCAACATCATCGAGATGACCAGCCTGCTGCTGATCCCGGCCGCCTGTTGCTTCGCCTTCGGTATCGGCGTCAAGAACACCAAGCAGGGCAAGGCCATCTTTGCCGCCATGTTCATCCTGCTGGTGATCTTCACCGGCATCATCGCCGTCAACGAGCATGCGGGCACCCCGCAGCTGGCCGATGGCGGAGCGGTCAATATCGAGATGACCGACGGCCAGGCCGGCGGCAACATGGAGGGCAAGGAGAGCCGTTTCGGTATCGCCTCCTCTTCTACCTGGTCCGCTTTCACGACGGCTGCTTCCAACGGCTCGGTTAACTCCATGCACGACTCCTACACCCCGCTGGGCGGTTTTGTCCAGATGCTCCAGATTGCTCTGGGCGAGGTCGTCTTCGGCGGCGTGGGCTGCGGCCTGTACGGCATGATCGGCTTCGCCATCCTCACAGTGTTCATCGCCGGCCTCATGGTCGGACGCACGCCTGAGTTCCTGGGCAAGAAGATCGAGCCGGGCGAGATGCGCTGGGCAGTTGTCCTGTGCTTGGCAACTCCGTTTGCCATTCTGGTGTGCTCGGCCATCGCCTGCATGGTGCCGGGTCTTGCCGACCAGCTCAACAATGGTGGCGCGCACGGCTTCTCCGAGGCGCTGTATGCCTTCACCTCATGCGGCGGCAACAACGGCTCGGCGTTTGCAGGCATGAACTGCAACATTCCCTGGATCAACGTCATGCTCGGCCTCGAGATGCTGTTCGCCCGCTTCATGCCCATCATCGGTACGCTGGCTATCGCCGGCTCGCTGGCCAAGAAGGGAAAGGTCGCCGAGAGCGCCGGTACCCTGTCTACCACCAACGGCATGTTCGTATTCCTGCTCGTGTTCATCGTTCTGCTGATCGGTGCCCTGAGCTTCTTTCCGGCCCTGGCGCTTGGCCCCGTTGCCGAGTTCTTCCAGATGATTGCGTAA
- a CDS encoding sensor histidine kinase KdpD: protein MQRDASDTRVNPDLILKAIEKDGVADDTRTSRGHLKIFFGYAAGTGKTYAMLQAAHAAKRRGVDVVAGYIEPHERPATAHLAQGLENVPCKLIEHNGIALSEFDLDAAIERAPQLILVDELAHTNAPGSRHDKRYQDVEELLHAGIDVYTTVNVQHIESLNDMVASITGVVVSERIPDRIFDDADQVELVDIEPEDLLERLRAGLVYRPAQADRAQQHFFTVENLTALREIALRRCADRTGHLTDAARVLGNRDYYTRERILVCVSPAPTNPRIVRAAARMAKAFRSELVALFVESPRTQAMSDDERAKLAANIALAEQLGAHMETVYGDDIAFQISEFARLSGISKIVMGRTGERSSVRQALFGRKSLVEQLITFAPNLDIYIIPEQSTPPSRPKGRRHALAPQPPSSRDVLRTLALSLVATAIGTAFRHLGFADSSIISLYILTALLTAVTTTGRICTIVSSVLSVVLYNFCFVTPLFSLASYDRSYLVTFGIMFATAMVAGELTARIADNARTSAENAFKTRVLLETNQLLQQAHSAEECARVAMNQLIKLLKLDVVFYTAEHGTLGKTLYESAGTENRSTSLLTDYERAVATWTYTNNKRAGASTRTLPEARCLYLAVRTGDKVFGVIGIDLEGREIEAFEHSIVLSIVGECALALESDRAAQEREEAAVLAKNEQLRANLLRSIGHDLRTPLTAISGSAAILRKSDEKLSLEQRCDLADAIYDDSLWLIDTVENLLAITRVEDGTIRLNLTSELIDEVIEAALSHVAQASHGRAVTIERTDDILLVRIDAHLIMQVLTNLIMNAFKYTPEDSTVTVSARREGSFVVVDVADDGPGVADCDKPHIFERFFTSGNTRPVDSRRSIGLGLSLCRSIVEAHGGVIEVRDNHPHGAVFRFTLPAEEIEIHE from the coding sequence ATGCAGCGCGACGCATCGGACACTCGCGTCAATCCAGACCTCATCCTCAAGGCAATTGAGAAAGACGGGGTCGCCGATGACACTCGAACCAGCCGGGGACACCTCAAAATTTTCTTTGGCTACGCTGCTGGCACAGGCAAAACCTATGCGATGCTTCAAGCCGCCCACGCCGCCAAGCGGCGAGGTGTCGACGTCGTCGCGGGATACATCGAGCCGCACGAACGTCCGGCAACTGCCCATCTTGCACAAGGGCTTGAGAACGTGCCCTGTAAACTCATCGAGCACAACGGCATTGCGCTCAGCGAGTTCGATCTAGATGCGGCTATCGAACGCGCCCCTCAGCTCATCCTTGTCGACGAGCTCGCCCATACGAATGCGCCGGGGTCTCGCCACGACAAACGCTATCAAGACGTCGAGGAACTTCTACATGCGGGCATCGACGTCTATACGACCGTGAACGTTCAGCATATCGAGAGCCTAAACGACATGGTTGCATCCATCACCGGCGTTGTCGTGAGCGAACGAATCCCCGACCGTATCTTCGATGATGCCGACCAGGTCGAGCTCGTCGACATAGAGCCCGAAGACCTACTTGAGCGCCTTCGCGCCGGCCTCGTCTACCGTCCCGCACAAGCCGACCGAGCGCAACAGCATTTTTTTACCGTCGAGAACCTCACCGCACTCCGAGAAATCGCGCTGCGCCGCTGCGCCGATCGCACCGGTCACCTCACAGACGCCGCACGCGTGCTGGGAAACCGTGACTACTACACCAGGGAGCGTATCTTAGTCTGTGTCTCCCCGGCGCCGACCAATCCCCGCATCGTCCGTGCCGCCGCACGCATGGCGAAAGCGTTTCGCAGCGAGCTCGTCGCTCTGTTCGTAGAGAGCCCGCGCACGCAAGCCATGAGCGATGATGAGCGCGCCAAGCTTGCAGCCAATATCGCCCTAGCCGAGCAGCTCGGAGCACATATGGAAACCGTCTATGGCGACGACATCGCGTTTCAGATCTCCGAGTTCGCGCGCCTGTCGGGTATTTCGAAGATCGTCATGGGGCGCACGGGCGAGCGCAGCAGCGTCCGTCAGGCCCTCTTCGGCCGCAAATCTCTCGTAGAACAGCTCATAACATTCGCTCCGAACCTCGACATTTACATCATTCCAGAACAGTCGACTCCGCCCTCCCGACCCAAAGGACGCCGCCATGCGCTCGCCCCGCAGCCGCCCAGCAGCCGAGACGTGCTTCGCACGCTGGCCCTCTCTCTTGTCGCCACGGCGATCGGCACGGCTTTCCGCCATCTGGGATTTGCCGATTCCAGCATCATATCCCTCTATATCCTCACGGCCCTGCTGACCGCCGTCACCACGACGGGGCGTATCTGCACGATCGTATCGAGCGTGCTTTCTGTAGTGCTTTACAACTTCTGCTTCGTCACGCCTCTGTTTTCGCTCGCCAGCTACGACCGAAGCTATCTGGTCACGTTCGGCATCATGTTCGCTACCGCTATGGTCGCCGGCGAGTTAACTGCGCGCATCGCCGACAACGCTCGCACCTCCGCCGAGAACGCATTCAAAACACGTGTACTCCTCGAAACGAACCAGCTCTTGCAGCAAGCCCATAGCGCGGAGGAGTGCGCCCGCGTCGCCATGAACCAACTCATCAAACTGCTAAAACTCGACGTGGTCTTCTACACCGCCGAACACGGCACGCTCGGCAAGACGCTCTATGAGTCCGCTGGCACCGAAAACCGATCCACGTCGCTGCTCACCGACTACGAGCGCGCCGTTGCAACCTGGACCTACACCAACAACAAGCGCGCAGGCGCAAGCACGCGGACCCTGCCTGAGGCGCGCTGTCTCTACCTCGCGGTTCGCACCGGCGACAAGGTATTCGGTGTCATCGGCATCGACCTGGAGGGGCGCGAGATCGAAGCCTTCGAGCATTCGATCGTCCTATCTATCGTGGGTGAATGCGCCTTGGCGCTCGAAAGCGACCGGGCGGCGCAAGAGCGCGAAGAGGCTGCGGTCTTGGCGAAAAACGAGCAGCTGCGTGCCAACCTTTTGCGCTCCATCGGCCACGATTTGAGGACACCCCTCACGGCTATATCCGGATCTGCGGCAATCCTTCGGAAGAGCGACGAGAAGCTCAGCCTCGAACAACGCTGCGATCTTGCCGATGCCATCTACGACGACTCCCTCTGGCTTATCGATACCGTGGAGAACCTCCTCGCCATCACACGCGTCGAGGACGGCACCATTCGCCTCAACTTAACATCCGAGCTTATCGACGAGGTCATCGAGGCCGCCCTCAGCCATGTCGCCCAAGCATCGCATGGACGCGCCGTCACCATCGAGCGCACTGACGACATCCTGCTGGTACGCATCGACGCCCATCTCATCATGCAGGTGCTTACGAATCTCATCATGAACGCCTTCAAATACACGCCCGAGGACTCGACTGTCACCGTCAGCGCACGTCGCGAGGGCTCGTTCGTCGTGGTGGACGTCGCAGACGATGGGCCGGGTGTGGCAGACTGCGACAAGCCTCATATCTTTGAGCGCTTCTTTACCTCAGGCAATACGCGGCCCGTGGATTCGCGTCGAAGCATCGGCCTTGGGCTGTCGCTCTGCCGCTCCATCGTGGAGGCGCATGGCGGCGTCATCGAAGTTCGCGACAACCACCCCCATGGGGCCGTCTTCCGTTTTACCCTGCCCGCTGAGGAGATCGAGATTCATGAATAA
- a CDS encoding response regulator transcription factor: MNNAAKPRILLVEDDLTVQNLVSTALDLHGYVVSKVCNGQAAIMDAVSHGPSLIMLDLGLPDIDGIEVITKIRSWSAVPIIVISARTEDSDKIAALDAGADDYLTKPFSVDELLARVRANLRRSSMASSESTEASTFDNGPLHIDYAAGYATKDGRELSLTPTEYKLLVLLAKNVDKVLTHTFITHEIWGTSWDSDLASLRVFMRTLRKKIEADPSHPKMIQTHMGVGYRMQRL; the protein is encoded by the coding sequence ATGAATAATGCCGCTAAGCCACGCATCCTCCTGGTCGAAGATGACCTGACCGTTCAAAACCTCGTTTCGACCGCGCTTGACCTCCACGGCTATGTCGTGAGCAAGGTTTGCAACGGCCAGGCCGCCATCATGGATGCGGTGTCGCACGGCCCCAGCCTCATCATGCTCGACCTCGGCCTTCCCGACATTGACGGTATCGAGGTCATCACGAAGATCCGAAGCTGGTCGGCAGTCCCCATTATCGTCATTTCAGCGCGCACCGAAGATTCCGACAAGATTGCAGCACTTGACGCAGGGGCAGACGACTACCTCACCAAGCCCTTTTCTGTGGATGAGTTGCTCGCGCGCGTCCGTGCGAATTTGAGGCGCTCCTCGATGGCGTCGAGCGAGTCGACAGAAGCGAGCACGTTTGACAACGGTCCGCTGCATATCGACTACGCCGCGGGATACGCGACGAAAGACGGACGCGAGCTCTCGCTCACCCCAACCGAGTACAAATTGCTCGTCCTTCTGGCGAAAAACGTCGACAAGGTGCTCACCCACACCTTCATCACCCACGAGATATGGGGCACGAGCTGGGACAGCGATCTGGCGAGCCTGCGCGTGTTCATGCGCACCCTGCGCAAGAAGATCGAGGCAGACCCCTCTCACCCCAAGATGATTCAGACGCACATGGGTGTCGGGTACCGCATGCAGCGTCTCTAG
- a CDS encoding ferrous iron transporter B, whose amino-acid sequence MADSQIHVALAGNPNCGKTTLFNLITGANGYVGNWPGVTVEKKEAKLLSDKNVTITDLPGIYSLSPYSPEEQCSRDYLMSGEPDVVVQVVDATNLERNLYLALQVIETGLPVVVALNMADLVEKNGDKIDTDKLSKKLGCPVMMISALKNKGITELFEQVKKSAASKGQVPEHKFDSSIEDVLTHIENNLPASVPANKRRYYAVKLFERDADACKLINLTKEKAARVEELVAQCEQDCDDDAESIITGERYGVIAHIIDECLTKAPAKMSTSEKIDRVVTNRILGLPIFVVIMFCVYYIAVSTLGGTVTDFTNDQLFGTDGWYVLGQGRDAYDAAVEAAGDAADSVDPAQYGPYVPGITTVVHDALVAGGTEDGGLVDSLVCDGIVGGLGAIFGFVPQMFLLFVMLSFLEDCGYMARVAFIMDRVFRRFGLSGKSFIPMLVSSGCGVPGVMATKTIENEKDRRMTVMTTTFIPCGAKLPIIALLMGSIIGDSSTTAAWISPLFYFLGVFAVIASGLMLKKTKLFAGRPTPFVMELPAYHFPAIRSWALHVWERCWAFIKKAGTVIFASTVVVWFLSNFGSYNGSFGFLPAMDGIPEEFMDYSVLAMLGNLVAWIFAPLGFSTWQATALTVSGLVAKENVVATAGSLLSVADAGETDPSLWTAFAGMFPTMGACVAFGAFNLLCAPCFAAIGTIRNQMDSGKWTAIAIGYECAFAWVIGLFINQFYNLLVLGQFGIWTIVAIVLLVAMLFQIFRPMPKHAWTDEDETNTASAAVSA is encoded by the coding sequence ATGGCGGATTCTCAGATCCATGTCGCGCTGGCGGGTAACCCCAACTGCGGCAAGACCACGCTTTTCAACCTGATCACCGGCGCCAACGGCTACGTTGGCAACTGGCCCGGCGTCACGGTTGAGAAAAAGGAGGCCAAGCTCCTAAGCGACAAGAACGTTACCATCACGGACCTCCCCGGCATCTACTCGCTTTCCCCCTACAGCCCCGAGGAGCAGTGCTCGCGCGATTACCTCATGAGCGGCGAGCCCGATGTTGTCGTCCAGGTTGTCGACGCCACCAACCTCGAGCGCAACCTGTACCTGGCGCTTCAGGTTATCGAGACCGGCCTGCCCGTGGTCGTCGCCCTCAACATGGCCGACTTGGTCGAGAAGAACGGCGACAAGATCGACACGGACAAGCTCTCCAAGAAGCTCGGCTGCCCGGTCATGATGATCTCCGCTCTTAAGAACAAGGGCATCACGGAGCTGTTCGAGCAGGTTAAGAAGTCCGCTGCCTCCAAGGGCCAGGTGCCGGAGCACAAGTTCGACTCCTCCATCGAGGATGTCCTGACGCACATCGAGAACAACCTGCCGGCGAGCGTTCCCGCCAACAAGCGCCGCTATTACGCCGTCAAGCTGTTCGAGCGCGATGCGGACGCCTGCAAGCTCATCAACCTCACCAAGGAGAAGGCCGCTCGCGTGGAGGAGCTGGTCGCCCAGTGCGAGCAGGACTGCGACGACGATGCCGAGTCCATCATCACCGGCGAGCGCTACGGCGTGATTGCCCACATCATTGACGAGTGCCTCACCAAGGCTCCGGCAAAGATGAGCACCTCCGAGAAGATCGACCGCGTGGTTACCAACCGTATCCTGGGCCTGCCGATCTTTGTGGTCATCATGTTCTGCGTGTACTACATCGCCGTTTCCACCTTGGGTGGCACGGTGACCGACTTCACCAACGACCAGCTCTTTGGCACCGACGGTTGGTATGTGCTCGGTCAGGGCCGCGACGCCTACGATGCGGCCGTCGAGGCAGCGGGCGATGCTGCCGATTCGGTCGACCCGGCGCAGTACGGCCCCTATGTCCCGGGTATCACCACCGTGGTGCACGACGCCCTTGTGGCGGGCGGCACCGAGGACGGTGGCCTGGTCGATTCGCTGGTCTGCGACGGTATCGTCGGCGGCCTGGGCGCCATCTTCGGCTTCGTCCCGCAGATGTTCCTGCTGTTCGTGATGCTGTCTTTCCTGGAGGACTGCGGCTACATGGCCCGCGTTGCCTTCATCATGGACCGCGTGTTCCGCCGCTTTGGCCTGTCCGGTAAGTCCTTTATCCCCATGCTCGTGTCCTCGGGCTGCGGCGTCCCCGGCGTCATGGCCACCAAGACCATCGAGAACGAGAAGGACCGCCGCATGACGGTCATGACCACCACGTTTATTCCCTGTGGCGCCAAGCTGCCGATCATCGCCCTGCTCATGGGTTCCATCATCGGCGATTCTTCTACCACCGCCGCGTGGATCAGCCCGCTTTTCTACTTCCTGGGCGTCTTTGCCGTCATCGCCTCGGGCCTCATGCTCAAGAAGACCAAGCTCTTCGCCGGCCGCCCGACGCCGTTTGTTATGGAGCTTCCTGCCTACCACTTCCCGGCGATCCGCTCTTGGGCGCTGCACGTGTGGGAGCGCTGCTGGGCCTTTATCAAGAAGGCCGGCACGGTCATCTTTGCGTCCACTGTCGTGGTTTGGTTCCTGTCCAACTTTGGTAGCTATAACGGTTCCTTTGGCTTCCTGCCTGCGATGGACGGCATCCCCGAGGAGTTTATGGACTACTCCGTGCTTGCCATGCTGGGCAACCTGGTCGCTTGGATCTTCGCCCCGCTCGGCTTTAGCACCTGGCAGGCCACCGCGCTGACTGTCTCTGGCCTCGTCGCCAAGGAGAACGTCGTCGCCACCGCCGGCTCGCTGCTGTCCGTCGCCGACGCGGGCGAGACCGACCCGAGCCTGTGGACCGCGTTTGCCGGCATGTTCCCCACCATGGGCGCTTGCGTTGCCTTCGGCGCCTTCAACCTACTGTGCGCTCCGTGCTTTGCCGCCATTGGCACCATCCGCAACCAGATGGATTCCGGCAAGTGGACTGCGATCGCCATCGGTTACGAGTGCGCCTTTGCTTGGGTGATCGGCCTGTTCATCAACCAGTTCTACAACTTGCTTGTTCTTGGACAGTTTGGTATCTGGACGATTGTGGCCATCGTGCTGCTGGTTGCGATGCTCTTCCAGATCTTCCGTCCCATGCCCAAGCATGCATGGACCGACGAGGACGAGACCAACACTGCTTCCGCCGCAGTTTCCGCTTAA
- a CDS encoding FeoA family protein, giving the protein MKTLGDVKVGESSTIVKLHGEGALRRHLMDLGLIKGTSFKVVKVAPLGDPVEINVRGYELSIRKEEAAVVEVQ; this is encoded by the coding sequence ATGAAGACGTTGGGTGACGTTAAGGTGGGCGAGAGTTCCACCATCGTCAAGCTTCACGGTGAGGGTGCGCTTCGCCGCCACCTTATGGACCTGGGGCTCATCAAGGGCACTTCGTTCAAGGTCGTGAAGGTTGCACCGCTCGGTGATCCGGTCGAGATCAACGTGCGCGGCTACGAGCTTTCCATCCGCAAGGAGGAGGCGGCTGTCGTCGAGGTCCAGTAA
- a CDS encoding FeoA family protein, whose amino-acid sequence MSCGPQMPAMPLSMVKAGETVRVSRVKGNEDMKHHLKDLGFVEGNEIHVVSSSGANIIVTVLGARFGIDSKVAMHIMTVG is encoded by the coding sequence ATGTCTTGCGGACCGCAGATGCCGGCCATGCCGCTTTCGATGGTAAAAGCGGGCGAAACCGTGCGCGTGTCTCGTGTAAAGGGCAATGAGGACATGAAACACCACCTCAAGGACCTCGGCTTTGTCGAGGGCAACGAAATCCACGTGGTGAGCTCGAGTGGCGCCAATATCATCGTCACGGTGCTGGGCGCGCGCTTTGGCATCGATTCCAAGGTGGCCATGCACATCATGACCGTCGGTTAG
- a CDS encoding HPr family phosphocarrier protein, whose translation MVEFTKTIKDPLGLHARPVALLYDIIAKHRSDVSVSIGDRHTDGRDVMGLMALYGECGENVVFRVSGVDEASCVTSIRNLSL comes from the coding sequence ATGGTCGAGTTTACAAAGACGATTAAAGATCCGTTGGGACTACATGCCCGCCCGGTTGCGCTGCTCTATGACATCATTGCCAAGCATCGTAGCGACGTGTCAGTCAGTATCGGCGACCGCCACACGGATGGCCGCGATGTCATGGGGCTCATGGCCCTCTATGGTGAGTGCGGAGAGAACGTCGTCTTTCGTGTTTCGGGCGTGGATGAGGCCTCTTGCGTCACATCGATCAGAAATCTCTCGCTCTAG